A genomic region of Streptomyces sp. NBC_00247 contains the following coding sequences:
- a CDS encoding discoidin domain-containing protein yields the protein MRAKRWRARGLSAVVVTSLLTVGGPALTATAASGPNAASGLPAKASSAQAKNTAAGITDGDQGTYWQSAKGDGPQWVQTDLGSTVRTDGVVLKLPAGWASRTQTLAVQGSTDGTAFATLKSSATYTFSPGQANAVTVNYPATKARYVRIAVTDNSVADAAQLSELEVKLAAASSVNLASGRTMSESSHTDVYPASNANDGNKSSYWESGNNAFPQWIQADLGSAVRVDRVVLKLPDSWGPRSQTLKIQGSTNNSAFTDLTASQAYTFDSAGGQTVTLSFDATTTRYVRALFTANSVQPGAQVSEFEVYGPETGDTQAPSAPSGLAFTEPASGQIKLTWNASTDNTAVTGYDIYANNTLLSSVAGGVTTFTDNRPANQTVSYYVRAKDAAGNQSGNSNTVTRQASTGDTTAPTAPSGLALTEPASGQIKLTWNASTDNTAVTGYDIYANNALRGSVGGSVTTYTDAQPASATVAYVVRAKDAAGNQSSASNSVTRNGSGTIGSNLAVSKPITASSYVHTYVAANANDNNVTTYWEGAGGSYPNTLTVQLGSNADLSSLVLKLNPDSAWAARTQTFEVLGREQSASSFTSLAAARSYSFDPASGNTVTVPVSGRVADVQLKFTANSGSSAGQVAEFQVIGVPAPNPDLEVTGVTSTPSAPVESDTISLGATVRNSGAVASPATKVDLLLGGSKVATASVGALAAGASTTVSASIGTREAGSYPLGAVVDPAGQVIEQNESNNAYNRTDPLVVKPVSSSDLVASVNTSPSSPSAGDAVTFDVAIKNQGSIASASGSHGVTLAVLDANNATVKTLTGAFSGTIAAGATAASVKLGPWTAANGSYTVKVTLADDANELPVKRTNNVSTQSLFVGRGAAMPYDTYEAEDATTGGGAQVVGPNRTVGDIAGEASGRKAVNLDATGEYVEFTTRAATNTLVTRFSIPDAPGGGGIDSTIDVYVDGVLKKALPLTSRYAWLYGAEAGPGNSPSAGAPRHIYDEAHLLLGETVPAGAKIRLQKDAANTSTYAIDFVSLEQATVVANPDPAAYAVPAGFTHQDVQNALDRVRMDTTGKLVGVYLPTGDYQTSSKFQVYGKAVKVVGAGPWFARFQAPAGQENTDIGFRADATANGSSFSGFGYFGNYTSRIDGPGKVFDFAGVSDIVIDNVWVEHMVCLYWGANTDRMTIKNSRIRDTFADGINMTNGSTDNLVSNNEARATGDDSFALFSAIDAGGADMKNNVFENLTSILTWRAAGIAVYGGYDNTFRNLRVADTLVYAGITISSLDFGYPMNGFGTGPTALENISLVRTGGHFWGSQTFPAIWVFSASKVFQGIRVSHVDIVDPTYSGVMFQTNYVGGQPQFPIKDTIFTDVSISGARKSGDAFDAKSGFGLWANELPESGQGPAVGEVTFNGLRLSGNAVDIRNTTSTFKINVNP from the coding sequence ATGAGAGCGAAACGCTGGAGAGCGCGCGGTCTGTCCGCAGTGGTCGTCACCAGCCTGCTGACCGTCGGCGGACCCGCGCTGACCGCCACGGCGGCCTCGGGGCCGAACGCGGCCTCGGGCCTGCCGGCCAAGGCGAGCAGCGCGCAGGCGAAGAACACCGCCGCCGGCATCACCGACGGCGACCAGGGCACCTACTGGCAGAGCGCGAAAGGTGACGGACCCCAGTGGGTGCAGACCGACCTGGGGTCCACCGTCCGGACGGACGGAGTCGTACTGAAACTCCCGGCCGGGTGGGCGAGCCGCACCCAGACACTCGCCGTCCAGGGCAGCACCGACGGCACGGCCTTCGCCACGCTGAAGAGCTCGGCGACCTACACCTTCAGTCCGGGGCAGGCCAACGCGGTCACCGTGAACTACCCGGCCACCAAGGCGCGTTACGTACGTATCGCGGTCACGGACAACTCCGTCGCGGATGCCGCCCAGCTCTCCGAGCTGGAGGTGAAGCTCGCAGCCGCGTCCTCGGTGAACCTCGCGAGCGGGCGCACCATGTCGGAGAGCAGTCACACCGACGTCTATCCGGCGTCCAACGCCAACGACGGCAACAAGTCGTCCTACTGGGAGAGCGGCAACAACGCGTTCCCGCAGTGGATCCAGGCGGACCTCGGTTCCGCCGTACGGGTCGACCGGGTGGTCCTGAAGCTGCCGGACAGCTGGGGGCCGCGCAGTCAGACGCTGAAGATCCAGGGAAGCACGAACAATTCGGCCTTCACGGACCTCACCGCCTCGCAGGCGTACACCTTCGACAGCGCGGGGGGTCAGACGGTCACCCTCTCGTTCGACGCCACCACCACGCGTTACGTGCGTGCCCTGTTCACCGCGAACAGCGTGCAACCGGGTGCCCAGGTGTCGGAGTTCGAGGTCTACGGCCCCGAGACGGGTGACACCCAGGCTCCGTCCGCGCCGTCCGGCCTCGCCTTCACCGAGCCCGCGAGCGGTCAGATCAAGCTGACCTGGAACGCCTCCACCGACAACACCGCCGTCACCGGCTACGACATCTACGCCAACAACACCCTGCTGAGCAGTGTGGCGGGCGGGGTGACCACGTTCACCGACAACCGGCCCGCGAACCAGACCGTCTCGTACTACGTACGGGCCAAGGACGCGGCCGGCAACCAGTCGGGCAACAGCAACACCGTCACCCGCCAGGCGAGTACCGGGGACACCACGGCGCCGACCGCCCCCTCCGGGCTGGCGCTGACCGAGCCGGCGAGCGGGCAGATCAAGCTGACCTGGAACGCCTCCACCGACAACACCGCCGTCACCGGCTACGACATCTACGCCAACAACGCCCTGCGGGGCAGCGTCGGCGGCTCGGTGACGACGTACACCGACGCGCAGCCCGCCTCGGCCACGGTCGCCTACGTGGTCCGGGCCAAGGACGCGGCCGGCAACCAGTCGTCGGCGAGCAACTCCGTGACCCGCAATGGTTCGGGCACCATCGGCTCCAACCTCGCGGTGTCCAAGCCGATCACCGCTTCGTCGTACGTGCACACCTACGTCGCGGCGAACGCCAACGACAACAACGTGACGACCTACTGGGAAGGCGCCGGGGGCAGCTACCCCAACACCCTGACCGTACAGCTGGGTTCCAACGCCGACCTGAGCTCCCTGGTGCTGAAGCTCAACCCGGACAGCGCCTGGGCGGCCCGGACGCAGACCTTCGAGGTGCTCGGGCGGGAGCAGAGCGCGAGCTCCTTCACCAGCCTGGCGGCTGCGAGGAGTTACTCCTTCGACCCGGCGAGCGGGAACACCGTCACCGTGCCCGTATCCGGCCGCGTCGCCGACGTACAGCTGAAGTTCACGGCCAACTCCGGCTCCTCGGCCGGGCAGGTCGCTGAGTTCCAGGTGATCGGAGTACCGGCTCCGAATCCGGATCTCGAAGTCACCGGTGTGACGTCCACGCCCTCCGCCCCGGTGGAGTCGGACACCATCAGCCTCGGCGCCACGGTGCGCAACAGCGGCGCGGTCGCGTCGCCCGCCACCAAGGTGGACCTGCTGCTCGGCGGTTCCAAGGTCGCCACCGCATCGGTCGGCGCTCTCGCGGCCGGGGCGTCGACCACGGTCAGCGCCTCCATCGGCACGCGTGAGGCGGGGAGTTACCCGCTGGGCGCGGTGGTGGACCCGGCGGGCCAGGTGATCGAGCAGAACGAGTCCAACAACGCCTACAACCGCACCGATCCCCTCGTGGTGAAGCCGGTCTCCAGCTCCGACCTGGTCGCCTCGGTGAACACCTCGCCCTCCAGCCCCTCGGCCGGTGACGCGGTGACCTTCGACGTGGCGATCAAGAACCAGGGTTCGATCGCTTCGGCGAGCGGGAGCCACGGGGTGACCCTCGCGGTGCTCGACGCGAACAACGCGACCGTGAAGACCCTGACGGGCGCGTTCTCCGGGACCATCGCGGCCGGAGCGACCGCGGCCTCGGTGAAGCTCGGTCCGTGGACGGCGGCCAACGGCTCGTACACCGTGAAGGTGACGCTCGCCGACGACGCCAACGAGCTGCCGGTGAAGCGGACGAACAACGTCTCCACCCAGTCGCTGTTCGTCGGCCGCGGCGCTGCCATGCCGTACGACACGTACGAGGCGGAGGACGCCACGACCGGGGGCGGGGCGCAGGTGGTCGGCCCCAACCGCACGGTGGGCGACATCGCCGGTGAGGCCTCCGGCCGCAAGGCCGTGAACCTCGACGCGACCGGTGAGTACGTCGAGTTCACCACCCGGGCCGCCACCAACACGCTGGTGACCCGGTTCTCCATCCCGGACGCCCCGGGCGGCGGGGGCATCGACTCCACGATCGACGTCTACGTCGACGGGGTCCTGAAGAAGGCGCTCCCGCTGACCTCCCGGTACGCGTGGCTGTACGGCGCGGAGGCCGGCCCCGGCAACTCCCCCTCGGCGGGCGCGCCCCGGCACATCTACGACGAGGCGCACCTCCTGCTCGGCGAGACCGTGCCGGCCGGAGCCAAGATCCGGCTGCAGAAGGACGCCGCGAACACCTCCACGTACGCGATCGACTTCGTGAGCCTGGAGCAGGCGACGGTCGTGGCCAACCCGGACCCGGCGGCGTACGCGGTACCGGCCGGATTCACCCACCAGGACGTCCAGAACGCCCTGGACCGGGTGCGGATGGACACCACGGGCAAGCTGGTCGGCGTCTACCTGCCGACGGGCGACTACCAGACCTCGTCCAAGTTCCAGGTGTACGGGAAGGCGGTGAAGGTCGTCGGTGCCGGTCCCTGGTTCGCGAGGTTCCAGGCGCCGGCCGGGCAGGAGAACACGGACATCGGGTTCCGTGCCGACGCGACCGCGAACGGCTCGTCGTTCTCGGGCTTCGGCTACTTCGGCAACTACACCTCCCGGATCGACGGTCCGGGCAAGGTGTTCGACTTCGCGGGCGTCTCGGACATCGTGATCGACAACGTCTGGGTCGAGCACATGGTGTGCCTGTACTGGGGTGCGAACACGGACCGGATGACCATCAAGAACTCCCGCATCCGGGACACGTTCGCCGACGGCATCAACATGACCAACGGTTCGACGGACAACCTGGTGTCCAACAACGAGGCCCGGGCGACCGGTGACGACAGCTTCGCGCTCTTCTCGGCGATCGACGCCGGCGGCGCGGACATGAAGAACAACGTCTTCGAGAACCTGACGTCGATCCTCACCTGGCGGGCGGCGGGCATCGCCGTGTACGGCGGTTACGACAACACCTTCCGCAACCTGCGGGTCGCCGACACCCTCGTCTACGCGGGAATCACCATCTCCTCGCTGGACTTCGGGTATCCGATGAACGGCTTCGGCACCGGGCCCACCGCCCTGGAGAACATCTCCCTGGTACGGACCGGCGGCCACTTCTGGGGGTCGCAGACCTTCCCGGCCATCTGGGTGTTCTCCGCCTCGAAGGTGTTCCAGGGCATCAGGGTCAGCCACGTGGACATCGTGGACCCGACCTACAGCGGGGTGATGTTCCAGACCAACTACGTGGGCGGACAGCCCCAGTTCCCGATCAAGGACACGATCTTCACGGACGTCTCGATCTCGGGCGCCCGTAAGAGCGGCGACGCCTTCGACGCGAAGTCCGGCTTCGGTCTCTGGGCGAACGAGCTGCCGGAGTCGGGCCAGGGACCCGCGGTCGGTGAGGTCACCTTCAACGGCCTGCGGCTCTCCGGCAACGCGGTGGACATCCGGAACACCACCTCCACCTTCAAGATCAACGTCAACCCGTAA
- a CDS encoding LacI family DNA-binding transcriptional regulator — MTRRLAQVAKKVGVSEATVSRVLNGKPGVSQATRQSVLTALDVLGYERPSQLRGERARLVGLVLPELQNPIFPAFAEVIGGALAQQGLTPVLCTQTKGGVSEADYVDLLLQQQVSGVVFAGGLFAQADAEHAHYRRLAERRIPVVLINAPIENVDFPCISCDDGVAVEQAWRHLTSLGHEKIGLVLGPADHIPSRRKLAAARTVATAHGRELTAEFVERTMFSLEGGQAAASRLLDRGATGIICASDPLALGAVRAARRRGISVPDGVSVVGYDDSAFMNCTEPPLTTVRQPIEAMGRAVVELLCAQIQGGEVHHGELLFEPELVVRGSTAQAPR; from the coding sequence ATGACGCGAAGACTTGCTCAAGTGGCAAAGAAGGTGGGTGTCAGCGAGGCCACGGTCAGCCGGGTCCTCAACGGCAAGCCCGGAGTCTCCCAGGCGACCCGGCAGTCGGTGCTCACCGCGCTGGACGTGCTCGGCTACGAACGGCCGAGCCAGCTGAGGGGCGAACGGGCGCGGCTGGTGGGGCTGGTCCTGCCCGAGCTCCAGAATCCGATCTTCCCGGCCTTCGCGGAGGTGATCGGCGGCGCGCTCGCGCAGCAGGGCCTCACACCGGTGCTCTGCACCCAGACCAAGGGCGGCGTCTCGGAGGCGGACTACGTGGACCTGCTGCTCCAGCAGCAGGTCTCCGGGGTCGTCTTCGCCGGCGGGCTCTTCGCCCAGGCGGACGCGGAGCACGCGCATTACCGGCGGCTCGCGGAGCGCAGGATTCCTGTGGTCCTCATCAACGCCCCCATAGAGAACGTCGACTTCCCCTGCATCTCGTGCGACGACGGTGTCGCCGTCGAGCAGGCATGGCGCCATCTCACCTCACTGGGCCACGAGAAGATCGGCCTGGTGCTGGGCCCGGCCGACCACATCCCCTCCCGGCGCAAGCTGGCGGCGGCCAGGACGGTCGCGACGGCCCACGGGCGGGAGCTGACCGCGGAGTTCGTCGAGCGGACCATGTTCTCCCTGGAAGGCGGCCAGGCGGCCGCCTCGCGGCTGCTGGACCGGGGCGCCACCGGCATCATCTGCGCGAGCGACCCGCTGGCCCTCGGCGCGGTGCGGGCGGCCCGCCGGCGCGGGATCTCCGTGCCGGACGGGGTGTCGGTGGTCGGTTACGACGACTCCGCGTTCATGAACTGCACGGAGCCGCCGCTGACCACCGTGCGCCAGCCCATCGAGGCGATGGGCCGCGCGGTCGTCGAGCTGCTCTGCGCCCAGATCCAGGGCGGCGAGGTACACCACGGCGAACTGCTCTTCGAACCCGAGCTGGTGGTGCGCGGGTCGACGGCCCAGGCACCGCGGTAG
- a CDS encoding extracellular solute-binding protein, producing the protein MSRAAFRRRSRAGAVALVSALALTALAACGTSSSSDNDGGEKGGGGSTSADPAAPLDPKTKVTITIDCMPPTAKAAELKEWKEDVAEFNKTYPNVTIEGRSTAGQCLEPPRFTAMLKAKSQPDVFYTYFTDLPQVLDNDGAEDITAYVTDKSVPALADIDPNVLNSLKQDGKLYGLPTSNYTMGLLVNRKLFQQAGLDPDAPPRTWAEVRTAAKKIADLGKGISGFGEYSAGNTGGWHFTAQMYSVGGEVVDASGTKAAFNDDLGKQVAENIKAMRWQDDSMGKTQLLKWGDLQKQIATDKLGMFLAAPDDIAYMVQQLGASYENFGMGPIPGEKSTLAGGNNYMIKKGISADKIKAAIAWLNFKNLSVGKGQFDWERTKADKLPVGVPQPNFWLNGSKTTDDAARAQFATMPVANFRTFVDNPVPGKAEPPKAQEVYKVLDNVMSGLLTNRDANVDKLLSDAEKQVNQVLATQ; encoded by the coding sequence ATGAGTAGAGCCGCGTTCCGTCGTCGAAGCCGCGCAGGCGCGGTCGCTCTTGTCTCCGCGCTGGCGCTCACCGCGCTCGCGGCCTGCGGTACGAGCAGCAGCAGCGACAACGACGGCGGCGAGAAGGGCGGCGGCGGCAGCACGTCAGCCGACCCCGCCGCCCCGCTGGACCCGAAGACCAAGGTGACGATCACCATCGACTGCATGCCGCCCACGGCGAAGGCGGCCGAGCTCAAGGAGTGGAAGGAGGACGTCGCCGAGTTCAACAAGACGTACCCGAACGTCACCATCGAGGGACGGTCCACCGCCGGCCAGTGTCTGGAGCCGCCGCGTTTCACGGCCATGCTGAAGGCGAAGTCCCAGCCGGACGTGTTCTACACGTACTTCACCGACCTGCCGCAGGTGCTCGACAACGACGGCGCCGAGGACATCACCGCCTACGTCACCGACAAGAGCGTGCCCGCGCTGGCGGACATCGACCCGAACGTCCTCAACTCGCTGAAGCAGGACGGCAAGCTGTACGGGCTGCCCACCAGCAACTACACCATGGGCCTGCTCGTCAACCGCAAGCTCTTCCAGCAGGCCGGCCTCGACCCCGACGCCCCGCCGCGCACCTGGGCGGAGGTGCGTACCGCCGCGAAGAAGATCGCGGATCTGGGCAAGGGCATCTCGGGCTTCGGCGAGTACAGCGCGGGCAACACCGGGGGCTGGCACTTCACGGCGCAGATGTACAGCGTCGGTGGCGAGGTCGTCGACGCGAGCGGCACCAAGGCGGCGTTCAACGACGACCTGGGCAAGCAGGTCGCCGAGAACATCAAGGCCATGCGGTGGCAGGACGACAGCATGGGCAAGACCCAGCTGCTGAAGTGGGGCGACCTGCAGAAGCAGATCGCCACCGACAAGCTCGGCATGTTCCTCGCCGCGCCCGACGACATCGCGTACATGGTGCAGCAACTCGGCGCCAGCTACGAGAACTTCGGGATGGGGCCGATCCCCGGCGAGAAGAGCACCCTGGCCGGCGGCAACAACTACATGATCAAGAAGGGGATTTCGGCCGACAAGATCAAGGCCGCCATCGCCTGGCTGAACTTCAAGAACCTGAGCGTCGGCAAGGGCCAGTTCGACTGGGAGCGCACCAAGGCCGACAAGCTGCCCGTCGGCGTTCCCCAGCCCAACTTCTGGCTGAACGGTTCGAAGACCACGGACGACGCCGCACGCGCACAGTTCGCCACCATGCCGGTCGCCAACTTCAGGACCTTCGTGGACAACCCGGTCCCCGGCAAGGCCGAGCCGCCGAAGGCCCAGGAGGTCTACAAGGTCCTGGACAACGTGATGTCCGGCCTCCTCACCAACCGGGACGCGAACGTCGACAAGCTGCTCTCCGACGCGGAGAAGCAGGTCAACCAGGTCCTGGCCACCCAGTAA
- a CDS encoding carbohydrate ABC transporter permease, which produces MSAPTIPTSAAKTPRPFPHDGEGPQAAGGAFARALRRNLTAHGFLIGAVICFALFSWYPMVREFLLAFQKTEDGQTTWAGLDNLNTVFNDPAFWQAWRNTLLFTVLALVLGFAVPFVVAVVLNEFRHAQGYLRLLVYLPVMLPPVASVLLFKYLYDPGYGLLNQVLGFFGIPAQQWLQDPSTSMLSVVVASTWMNMGGATLIYLAALQGIPGELYEAAELDGAGLLRKVWHVTVPQTRLILSLLLLMQVIATMQVFVEPFLLTGGAGPEGSTTTVVYLIYQYAFNFNNYGAAAALGLVLLVLLAGVSAVYVRLSRAEDE; this is translated from the coding sequence ATGTCGGCCCCCACCATCCCCACGTCGGCGGCGAAGACGCCCCGCCCGTTCCCGCACGACGGCGAAGGACCGCAGGCGGCCGGCGGCGCCTTCGCCCGGGCCCTGCGCCGCAATCTCACCGCGCACGGCTTCCTGATCGGCGCCGTGATCTGCTTCGCCCTTTTCTCCTGGTACCCGATGGTGCGGGAGTTCCTCCTCGCCTTCCAGAAGACCGAGGACGGGCAGACCACCTGGGCGGGCCTGGACAACCTGAACACCGTCTTCAACGACCCGGCGTTCTGGCAGGCCTGGCGCAACACCCTGCTCTTCACCGTGCTCGCGCTGGTCCTGGGATTCGCCGTCCCGTTCGTGGTCGCGGTGGTGCTCAACGAGTTCCGGCACGCACAGGGCTATCTGCGGCTCCTGGTGTACCTGCCCGTCATGCTCCCGCCGGTCGCCTCGGTGCTGCTCTTCAAGTACCTCTACGATCCCGGGTACGGCCTGCTCAACCAGGTCCTCGGATTCTTCGGGATACCCGCCCAGCAGTGGCTCCAGGACCCCAGCACCTCGATGCTCTCCGTCGTGGTCGCCTCGACCTGGATGAACATGGGCGGAGCGACGCTCATCTATCTCGCCGCGCTCCAGGGCATCCCCGGCGAGCTGTACGAGGCGGCCGAACTGGACGGCGCCGGACTGCTGCGCAAGGTCTGGCACGTCACCGTCCCGCAGACCCGGCTCATCCTCTCGCTGCTGCTGCTCATGCAGGTCATCGCGACCATGCAGGTGTTCGTGGAGCCCTTCCTGCTCACCGGCGGCGCGGGCCCGGAGGGTTCGACGACCACGGTCGTCTACCTGATCTACCAATACGCCTTCAACTTCAACAACTACGGCGCCGCGGCGGCGCTCGGCCTGGTCCTCCTCGTGCTGCTCGCCGGAGTGTCGGCCGTGTACGTGAGGCTCAGCCGCGCCGAGGACGAGTAG
- a CDS encoding carbohydrate ABC transporter permease, protein MSTRTLISPAQLARPRARAVYWVVFGLVLVLFTLVFLGPLYWMVSGGLKSTQEAVQSPPTLFPSTLTPGNYSRAWEVMDLSRLLFNTLYYAFGALAFQLVLDVAAAYSLSRLRPVFGKAILGMMLATLMIPATVLVVPQYLTVLDVPLVERNLLNSPWAIWLPSVTNAFNIFLLKRFFDSIPKELLDAASMDGASPLRTLRSIVLPISRPILGVVSIFAVVGVWKDFLWPMLTLPDPAMQTLNVGIYSLSNGVPENVLIAALTIASLPTLLIFLVFQRNIMSGLTAGGLKG, encoded by the coding sequence ATGTCCACACGCACGCTCATCTCGCCGGCCCAACTGGCCAGGCCCCGGGCCAGGGCCGTCTACTGGGTGGTCTTCGGTCTCGTCCTCGTCCTGTTCACGCTGGTCTTCCTCGGACCGCTCTACTGGATGGTGTCCGGCGGGCTCAAGTCCACCCAGGAGGCGGTGCAGTCGCCGCCGACGCTCTTCCCGTCGACGCTGACCCCCGGCAACTACTCACGCGCCTGGGAGGTGATGGACCTCTCCCGCCTCCTCTTCAACACCCTGTACTACGCGTTCGGAGCGCTGGCCTTCCAGCTCGTCCTGGACGTCGCCGCGGCCTACTCCCTCTCCCGGCTGCGGCCCGTCTTCGGCAAGGCGATCCTCGGGATGATGCTGGCCACCCTCATGATCCCGGCGACGGTGCTGGTCGTCCCGCAGTACCTCACGGTGCTGGACGTCCCGTTGGTGGAGCGCAATCTGCTCAACTCGCCGTGGGCGATCTGGCTCCCGTCGGTGACCAACGCCTTCAACATCTTCCTGCTGAAGCGGTTCTTCGACTCCATCCCGAAGGAGTTGCTGGACGCCGCGTCGATGGACGGGGCCTCCCCCCTGCGCACCCTGCGCTCCATCGTCCTGCCCATCTCGCGGCCGATCCTCGGGGTGGTCTCCATCTTCGCGGTGGTCGGGGTCTGGAAGGACTTCCTCTGGCCGATGCTCACCCTGCCCGATCCGGCCATGCAGACCCTGAACGTCGGCATCTACTCGCTCTCCAACGGTGTGCCGGAGAACGTGCTGATCGCCGCCCTCACCATCGCGTCCCTGCCGACGCTGCTCATCTTCCTGGTGTTCCAGCGGAACATCATGAGCGGCCTCACCGCGGGCGGCCTGAAGGGCTGA
- a CDS encoding glycoside hydrolase family 13 protein, with protein sequence MAAPLPVRTDDWWRSAVIYQVYPRSFADGDGDGTGDLAGVRSRLPYLAELGVEAIWFTPWYVSPLVDGGYDVADYRTIDPAFGTLAEAEKLIAEARQSGIRVIVDIVPNHVSDQHAWFRAALEAGPGSPERELFHFRPGRGEDGELPPNDWPSQFSGRTWTRVADGEWYLHLFTPEQPDLNWAHPAVRREHEEILRFWFERGVAGVRIDSAALLAKDPALADFVEGVDPHPYIDQDELHDIYRSWRAIADEYQGVFVGEVWLPDSERFARYLRPDELHTAFNFNFLACPWRADRLRRTIDDTLAEHAPVGAPATWVLCNHDVTRTVTRYGRQDTGFDFATKAFGTPTDLALGERRARAAALLTLALPGAAYLYQGEELGLPEADVPLDRIQDPMHFRSGGSDPGRDGCRVPLPWTADAPYSGFGSRGEPWLPQPEGWEAYAVDRQDGDPGSMLSLYREALRLRRTTAAFRSEPLTWLPSAEGVLAFRRGTGLVCVVNLAAEPAELPAHTEVLLAAGPLDDRGRLPQDTAVWLLA encoded by the coding sequence GTGGCAGCCCCTCTTCCGGTGCGCACCGACGACTGGTGGCGCAGCGCCGTCATCTACCAGGTGTACCCACGCAGCTTCGCCGACGGTGACGGGGACGGTACCGGAGACCTCGCGGGCGTCCGGTCGAGACTGCCGTACCTCGCCGAACTGGGCGTGGAGGCCATCTGGTTCACCCCGTGGTACGTCTCTCCGCTCGTCGACGGCGGATACGACGTCGCCGACTACCGCACCATCGACCCGGCCTTCGGGACGCTGGCCGAGGCGGAGAAGCTGATCGCGGAAGCCCGCCAGTCCGGCATCCGGGTGATCGTGGACATCGTGCCGAACCACGTGTCGGACCAGCACGCGTGGTTCCGGGCGGCCCTGGAGGCCGGACCGGGCAGTCCCGAGCGGGAGTTGTTCCACTTCCGGCCCGGCCGGGGCGAGGACGGCGAGCTGCCGCCCAACGACTGGCCCTCGCAGTTCTCCGGACGCACCTGGACCCGGGTGGCGGACGGCGAGTGGTACCTCCACCTCTTCACGCCCGAGCAGCCCGACCTCAACTGGGCCCATCCGGCGGTCCGCCGGGAGCACGAGGAGATCCTGCGCTTCTGGTTCGAGCGCGGGGTGGCCGGTGTACGGATCGACTCGGCCGCGCTCCTCGCCAAGGACCCCGCGCTCGCCGACTTCGTGGAGGGGGTGGACCCCCATCCGTACATCGACCAGGACGAGTTGCACGACATCTACCGGTCCTGGCGGGCCATCGCCGACGAGTACCAGGGCGTCTTCGTGGGCGAGGTCTGGCTGCCGGACTCGGAGCGCTTCGCCCGCTATCTGCGTCCTGACGAGCTCCACACCGCGTTCAACTTCAATTTCCTGGCGTGCCCGTGGCGGGCGGACCGGCTGCGGCGGACGATCGACGACACCCTGGCCGAGCACGCGCCCGTCGGCGCCCCGGCCACCTGGGTGCTGTGCAACCACGACGTGACCCGGACGGTGACCCGGTACGGCCGGCAGGACACCGGGTTCGACTTCGCCACGAAGGCGTTCGGTACGCCGACCGACCTGGCGCTCGGCGAACGGCGGGCGCGTGCCGCGGCCCTGCTGACGCTCGCGCTGCCCGGGGCCGCCTACCTGTACCAGGGTGAGGAGTTGGGCCTGCCCGAGGCGGACGTACCGCTCGACCGCATCCAGGACCCGATGCACTTCCGATCCGGCGGCAGCGATCCGGGGCGGGACGGCTGCCGGGTGCCGCTGCCGTGGACCGCGGACGCCCCGTACAGCGGTTTCGGCTCGCGCGGGGAACCGTGGCTGCCGCAGCCGGAGGGCTGGGAGGCGTACGCCGTGGACCGCCAGGACGGCGACCCCGGCTCGATGCTGTCGCTCTACCGGGAGGCGCTGCGGCTGCGGCGCACCACCGCCGCCTTCCGGAGCGAGCCGCTGACCTGGCTCCCCTCGGCCGAGGGCGTCCTCGCCTTCCGGCGCGGCACGGGCCTGGTCTGCGTCGTCAACCTGGCTGCGGAACCGGCGGAGCTCCCCGCCCACACGGAAGTCCTGCTCGCCGCCGGCCCCCTGGACGACCGGGGCCGTCTCCCCCAGGACACGGCGGTGTGGCTGCTGGCCTGA